The segment AAGTTTACAGGGATTTATTTCTTGCAAGTGTTCACAAACAGTATCATGTGGCTCTCTGTAGATTTTTAAGAGAACATATTTGGGACTAATTTCTCCAGGAGGAACAAAATCATCGGAGCACTGGCGTAAATTTTTTTAGGCTGTCCAGAAATACTGAGCATAAAAGATATAAGAAGTTGAGAAAGTTTGAACTTTCTCAAAAGATGAACAAAGCATAAGTTGTTCAAGCACTTcgctggaaaacaaaaatgtttaagaTCAAAAAAGCCTGGAGGGAGAACATTTAAACTTTCAAATGGTGGATTACATCAGTTCACTCATATCTACAACAAGTACATTCTGTACTTAAATAAATGGCTCCACTTGAATACCCAATGTCAACAAAGGACAATGACTTTCTagtgatataaatataaacagacaACAGCACATGACCAGGTTTGGTCCAACCCCACAGATTAAGAGCCTCTTGACacagttaataaaaaaaaacacacacacacacgcgcacgcacgcgcacacacgcgcacacacgcgaTGAAGAGCAGTGGTGGTGCTCAAAATGTCAACGGGCTTCAGGTGACACAAATTAGCAAAGATAATAATAACCTCTGGAGGGCGTGATACTTGAAACTTGGGCCGAGCTGAACACCGATATCCACGGGTCTGCTCGGCGTGACGGAGGAGCACAGCTGGCTGCCTCCCACATTGATAACACACTGGCCTTCTGCACAACGCGCACCTGTCCAGCTCCTGCTCGCACTCTCAGCCACTCTGATCGCCACACATGCTCACCGAGGTCAATGACCGCAGTCGGGCTTATCTGCTCACTCTCCACTGCGATGAACCCGGCATGAAAACCCATGTAGGGTGTTGGTGTTTAGATAGGGGGCAAAGTCAAAAACATACCTCCCCTCCCTGGCCCGCATCACCTTGAATACACACAGAGGTTCTCTACACAGGCTACCTGCCCCCCCGTGTCAGTTACAAGTTTCCACACTTTTCAGGGTTTGATACTTTAATACGATATTTCACGTCAGGTAGTTACGTGCTTTCAACAGTGCAGCCACAGTTGATGACGAGGGATCACTTCTACTCAAGCAACTGTGACCAAAGTGCCTTGTTTCACTTCACCTGACCAGACGAGGCCAGAAATTGCAAAACCACCTCTTCCAAAATGGAAGCTTACAACCTGCAACCTGCTCGGAAACGTTTTCAATCTTTCACATTAACGAGACACATGAAGCTGGTTCTGAAAAACTTGACAATGTTTGAAAAGTCCCAGCAGACAACTAATAAGTGtgcaaaaaaacattgttagaATTATCATTAACAATTTTGACAACCTGCTATAACGCAGCCTCTAAGGGGCTAGTTACCTGTCAACTCTGTAAACAATGATGTAGCCTTCACctaacacacattcatattatCAGGGCTTCAAATAGTGATTACTTATGATAATCTGAAAATGATCTTCTTCTCATTGGGTCTATAAAGTACCACCATCCTTATCACTGTTTCAGCCAATGAACCAAAGATTTCAGTTAACTGCCAGATAAGAAAGAGGAAGCAGCAAACCCTCAAAATTAAGAGGCTGGAACCAGCAAATCATGACATCTTTGTTTGAAAAGGCAAAATAATGACTGGTCTGCTAAAACAAAAGGAGACATTTGATTTGATGGATTGGAGCATTAAACAAAATCACCTAAACATTCACTGctcaaagaaaaatacaaaaccaccAAACCTTCAGgtcacaaaagacaaaaagtcCTGTCCCTCATCTACtcattcagtaaaaaaaaaaaagatttcaaaaaCCATATTTGTTGGGCACATACTAATTACAGACGGAAACAAGCTCAGTTCGCACACAGATCCTGTTCAGCAGTAACTTCCCACACTCACAGGGCGCTCTTCCTCCACAAGGGAGGCCTATTTGTAGCCTGCAATTACACTGGCAACGCGCTTTAAAAGGCTGCTACTGGTTGTTATAGCTACTGCTGTTGAACTGTCGTCAGCGCACAACACTTAGACGTGTTATAAGTGCGGTTGAACATTATTCAGGAGGAGAAAACTATCATTTTTGATCGGGCAATGTTTTCTggtggcaggaggaggaaaaggaaaccGGCTCTTCGTTGAACCCGGTgtcatgtggctgcagagcacCGAAACTTGGAGGTGGAGACTGAGAAAAGTACAGAAAGGTCCCACGCTTCAGAGGCTTTTAAAAACGCACATGTTACAAAGAAACGTGTAAGAATATCGATTAATCGCGTGGAACTGCTTGTAAAACCCACCCTCACACAGCAATTGAATCTTGGGCACATTTACGCACAAACTTTCatcaaaccaaaataaaatataccGCTGGAAACATCTGGATGGATGGCACTGCGTTATTAATCCAGATGTCCATTTCATCTGTTGCATCTGTCTTTTAACTTCCAGGCTCATCCTCCAACGAGAGAAAGGACTGGAACTGCAGCAGGGTTCAGGACAATAGATGACTATCTGTCAATAACTCCCTGAAGCACATGGTCGTGACATCTGGACTTGGCGCTCACTCCCCAACGACCAAACATGCGATTTTTGCCTTTAATGATCAAAGCCGAATGTCCAACTCTACACCACCATGTGATCATATAGGCCATACATGCATCATGggctgtgtgttttcagtatttCCCTCTGGGCTACTATATACATATGAGGTTGGAAAAAAGCCCACTTTCTCAAGGTTTTAAAATATCACTTCACAAGCATCCACCTTCGAAAACGGTTAAAAGCAAAGACCACGTCAAGTACAACTGGATCAAAACAAAGCGTAGTGGTCTTTCTTTTAGTAGCAAACAAGTCCCATAGGTTTCTTCAGTCTTAccaaagtctctctctctcctctcgaaGCTTCAGGTTAATTCCTCCGGTGAGTGCTGGAACAATTTGATGATCGATGACTTTCTCCTTCCTTCTTATatcttctgtctctcttctcgGCGCGGTCGCTATATCTACATTTATGGGTGTTTTACGCACGTCGGGTCCGTCGCTCTCCAAGCCAGCAGCTGCAAAATGCGCTCTGAGAAACGCTCGGCATGGTAAAACCTTCTGGAGCTCATCTGTGGGGGTCGCACCATTGGTCCGCCTCCTCCTTTGCACCCACCCCCAAACCTCGCTGTAGGTCTGCtcctggaggaggtgaggagggaagCAGAGACAGTGGAGGTCTCAGTTCAGGCTGTGGGACGACTGCATTAGGCCATTTATGACAGAGGTGCCAGAATATAGTCCCAAAATCAGAGACTCATCATTGTTGAGTGGATCACACTTAAGTCTCCTGAGTGGTTGTGGGCATTTAAGTAGACATTAGTAAACATTAACACAGGGGTGAGGAGGTCATGTGGCCTCACCATGCAATAAATTAAAGTCACTAATTGCTTTCAAATGGGAAGTTGAACTGTAAGACGAAAccaatttctctcttttcttttcttttctttgtaggAAAAGTGTAGCAATAGACTTACATTGATTCAAATTTTGTTTTATGGCATTGCGTAAATTTGAGTTTGGGATGAACAGctgaaataacacaaacaaataattgtATCGTTGTCATCTGAATAAATACGGGGGGAAAAATAGCCAAAAGGGCAAAATGGTGAATTATCCTTAGGTCGTCAAATATGATACTAAAAAACCATAGGTAATTTTTTTCCACTGGCAAATACCATTGTGCTGTTCCACAGCAAGCTTAGACAAATTTCACTTGatctccttttctgtttcttttcttttcttctttgaggacttattttgtattactttttATCAATACAGCCTACATTTATTAAAACGTTGGTTGTAACATTGTGCAGGTTTAAGTTTAGGATATTTACAACTGAAATATCACTGATAAATAATTGTGCTGTAGACATAAGAATCAAATATAGAAATACTTAATTGCCATTATAGCAATATGGAAAGTTGCCTTCAGGTCATCAAAttttatacaaaaaacacagaggcatgaaacacaaaatacacaagtaAAAATATCGATCATGAACTAAAgtatgaaacaataaaacactgtgGAGCAATAAGATTAGCAGCTCAGACTGGATCTGGCTACGATGTTGAAACTTATAATGTCACAGTGAACGTGCTATGTTCAATATACAGTAATATTACACTTAAAGTGTTCACTACAAGTTTACCAAAAAAAGCCATTAAGCAGAAATGGATCTAAATTCATTATGCAGCCCTTCTAGCGGCCTCTAGAGGCCATGTTGCTTTAATTAAGTTTTAGGATACCTGGGTTCAACAGGTTAAATAGTTCAATAGTTCACATGGTGCTAGTCTCTTGCACTTGTGGCAATTCACCACAAAACAGAGACAATGAATGACCTGACGCTGGAGGTAAAATCAATTTAACACTAATATTAACAAACTAACACGCAGCGCTTAGCCATGTGGTAACATATGTGTTTACGTTTGTAAGACTAGTATAGGCTACTAATACAAATTGGGTGTAAAGATTGGATAACTGAGCAGGCCATGGTACTCCGATGAAAATGTATGTTAGATCATTAGGGCCGTTGATAGTAAAGCATGAACAgatacaatatacagtatagaTACAAGGCTAAGAACGAAGATCTGCAATCTGCAATAAATTATTTTAGCCACAGCACAAACAAGCCTTGCAGAATACGGCACTAATCCATTAACATATAGTTTATATAACAAAAACAGTAGCAAAGAGTTGCCTATTTACATAtctaacagacacacagcaacatTTGGTCTCAAAAATGTATTCGTTGCTGTTCTGGTTTTTACATgtatcaataaaaaacaacatatctGGAAATTCTGTTGAACAGTGTGTCACCTCCATGTGATTCTCATCCTCTGCTTTCATGAGTGAGTCATTCTACGGACCAATGGAAGACTCATTGTGAGATAGAAACATGGTGGGACAAGGTTTCACCCAGACTGTACCTGCTGTGTTACAAAAGCAGCAGGTTGAAGATATGAATCATACATTCCACACACCCACGTTCAAACATGACAATGAACTCAGCGTGTATTCTGGGCCCATACACCATGTTATCATTATATTGCATGCAACATGTACAATACCCTTGACAGGAAATATTCCCAGCTACAGGAACCAAAAGTCATTTTATGAATATCAAGTCAATATCATCAATATGGCTGATTGTGCTTTCTATGCATGTTAGATCCGGAGTACGTACTGAATTCAAAACCTTCATCATCtctgttttaaatattataaagtTAAACAACCGTGTCTAATCTTCACATGTGGTAAGACACACTGCAAGTTTATACCATGTCTGTGTCCTTCTATCTACAAATGTAGTTGCTGGGAAGTGtgttaataatttaatttaatgagtTGAGTAAACTCCTGGCAGTTCATTCATTCAACTCATCCTTCAAAGTTTAAACAGTTCCTTTTTAAAAGCTCCTAAATCTGAAAATTCAAAATACACATATTAAGCTGAATTAACTTCAAATCTTTGTATGTACAGCCCCTGCTTCAAATGAAACGACATACATATTAtattaagtaaataaaatgtgtgataTAGTTAGTGGACTCAAAGTTTAAAATAGGGATTATCCTGCCGACTACAAGCTGCAGACTGATGCTTTGCACACATTGGTCAAAATCCGCTAAACAGAACATTGTCAAGTTAATGATCACTTTTACAATTTATTATGTAGAGTTACGTAAGCCCATTCATAAAGAGAGGGATCCAGCTCATCTTACTCAAGCTGCAGATGGAGGTTTGATTTTTGTGATATTTCGGAGAAACCATGGGGTAATAAAACAGCGGAGATCCAATCTATGACCACAGGAATCAAGGTGTATTGCTACACTATATTAATGTAACAAGAGGTGGACGTGAAGTTAAGAACATTTCTCCCTGAGAGGTGGAAACATCAGACGACCTTCAAGTCCATGAAATGAACCCACGGGACTGTATtatgtttcattgtgtttatataagGGCTTCCAGCACAGAGACATGCAAACTGACCACCTCTTTGAATCAAGAAacaatattatttatcatttattacatAACTCACAGGCCAAGTGTTTACTTCATAGTCTGACAATGGAAACAGAGTATCCCATAAATAACAGCCTTCATTCTCCATTTACAGGATGCTTCAaaccctcttcttcctcttcatgaAAGAGATGGATGAGGTCCTTGAACTCAGGGGGCATTGAtctcttcaaaacaaaagataCACTAGAGAAGCACAAACAACCTTTTTTAAACttgctgtgtttaaacatgGACTCTGAATATACGTTTAAGTTTGCAGTTTCAATCTGAAATAAGATTGTGAGCTTTTACTAATTAAGATTCCATATTTAAACACAGTCCTGAGGCCAAAGAGCCTTTTACATACGCCCCCTCCCTCTTGAGTCTCTTCTCCCCAAAAAATCTTACAGTAATAAACTGTCATAACACCTTTCAAAACCCACCTTTGCAGAGCTGCTATCAGTATAAATATGATGCGTGTCCTTTATTTCAATGTGTGGTAATGATATGTATCTTATATTTGTCATTATTCACcattatttgctttatttttttaatcctatGTACATAGGATTGTGTTATAAAGTGCTATAAACACCCAATGGTGTTATTATATCCCACTAATTTTCAAGAGGTAGTTTGTGTTGCTCTTCTGTATCTTTTGTTTGAAGAGATCGTTACCCTTCAAAGTCTTTTGCTCCATGTTTCCACTTAGAAACACAGGTTTTACCTTCAGGGTATTTAATTAATACAATTCCCTCACACCGAGTCCAAGTACCCATCATACCAtctgcattttcaaaatgaGCATTCTATCAACTGAGGTTCTAAATTTTCTGGCCCATCTATATAGTAACATTTGCAATCATTGATAAGAGCTGTTTTGTAATTCATGTAGtgtatgatataaatataatccACACCAGCAGGTAATCTCTCAtggaatttattttatttacaaacagAAGATTTTGTATAAACTGTACAATTTCTTTAACATGCTGAGACAAAAAAGGCCTTAACACAgaggaaatgcaaaaaaaactctaaattaGGGATGTGAACTTACTGTGCATATATACAACTTATAAATTATGTGATTCACTTTCTCGATATGTCTAAATTAGAGATCATTTCTATTGCTTGGAAAATGACATTAAGAGGCATGATCATCTTGGATCATATAAGGAGTTAAATCATTTAAGGAGATCATCTCTTCAGGTTCTGTGCCATTTCTTTTGGCCTTGTTAATGCAGAAATGGTGGAGCTCAAGTTCAGGAAGAGGCAAATCATCTGCAGGCCATGACGATATGAAGAGTTTTGGAAAAACGACTCATTCCAACTCAGTGAAACGAGCAAACATGGCTTTGCGGACTGCGTCTTTATAAGTGTCAGAAGCAGAGAGGGTGTAGTTGGTGCCTTTGGTGCCGAGCCCGGCTCCTTTTGTTCTCAACTGTGCCTGAGAAGGGAAACAACAAACTTCAGTACTTCGTAGAGATCTATACCGTTATTGGGGATGATGGGTACTGGTTACACTTTAGGCACAACCAGGTCATTGTTGTGAATACCTCAATTGGCGCAGTGATGCCCTGTTGGTTGCGACCAAGTCCTTTTCCCTCCTTCCAGCCCATGGCCTGCAGCATTTTGTTCCCAATGTTGTCACTGTTGAGCCCGTCCTTCGTGGGCTGCTCATAATTACTGCACAGGAAAAAgggagtttagtttttttcaatataaacataaaaaaattacaacttGAGCCATGCAAGGACTGGAAACTTAAAATAAGTATTAgtacttaaaaaaaaccaaagtTGCTTACATGACTGGTGCCGGCTGGCtaaatttcttctttttgggTGCCGGTGGTTCTGGGATGCcatatttttctctcctctcagctgctctgtctctgtaCTTCAGCTATtcacaaaaagaataaaaacattgtgaacCATTAATTGTTGTCACtttgaaagaagaaagaagtgACTCTCAAACAGCTAGATGAATCCATAGAGACAAACCTCAGACTCTTTCCTCTCCAACTCTTCCAGCTCAGCTTCGGTCATTTTAGATCTGTGGAGAACCTCCAGGTTTTTCTAGAAAtaacaagttaaaaaaagatgAGTATCTCGTGGTTTTCCTGACTTGACACTTTTGATTCTCCCATTTCAGGTCTGACGATGAAATGCATGGTGTTACCTTGTGGAGGTCAGAGAGTTGCTGATGACGAGTTAGACTCTCTTTATTGGGAAACTGTCTCCTACAGAGCAGGCAGGCTAACTTGGACCAATCTGTCAGTTTGTCATTGACTCCGTCACCATCAGGCTCTGCTCCGCCCTCCTCTGGATCGCTGTCTCCACTGTAGGCTGCCACAAGGCCACACTGACCACACCATAGATAAACAAAGGTATGCATTAATATTGTTAACAGATATAACAACCTGGATATAACAGAAGGCTTCCaatgaaactagaatggcaaaCTCAGATTTTGGAATGAGTGAGAGTCTCACCTTGGAAGAGTGGGCTGATTGGGATGAGCTGGTTGGTGACTCCTCCTCAGCGCTCCGTAGCACTTCTGGCATGAGTCTTTCTAGACCTCCCGCCTgctaaaaaaatacatacatacaatcAATACATTTGCATTGGGCCTGAGGCATACATTTGCACTCTGACCTTTTTCATACATAACAATCTAGTGGATTACCTTCTTTTCAAACAGTGTGAAGCCAGCATCAGCCGCTGCggcctccttcctctcttcttgACTAATGGGATTAAAGCTGCTCCTGAAGTTCTCTTTCTGCTTGTTGAGACTTTTAGCCCACCGCTCCATGTCTTTAGCAATCTGAAATAATTAAGCAGATTTAGAAGAACAGGAAGTTATACCCTAAAGAAAAGAATTCAAATACGCTACTCAACTATTCAGAAAAATGCTACAGAGCAGAAGCAGTAGAAGGAACTATGTGCTGAGGTGGGTTCATGATAATACCTGCTGAGCAGTCTTGCTTTTGggcttctcctttttctctttgcctTCTTTGCCTCCTGCTGCATTATCATTTGGTCCAGCATTTGGGTCAGTTGAGGCAGGTAAGTACGTCTGCTTCTCACTGTCCCAGTACAGATACTGCTGGGTCTGAGAGTTGTAGTAATACTGAAAGGATACAAACAAATACGTACATAATCAATATGAATTCCTGACACTGTCACCATTATGACAGTAAACAAAGGAGTCCCACATAGCGGTTAATCACTACTTACATGTGTGTTTGGGTCATAGTAGAGGCCAGTCTGAGGATCATAATAGTAGCCAGAAGACTCATCATACTGATAAGTGGATGTATCAGGGGCAGCTGTGAATTACACAGCATAATATCATTAGCAAGACAGAAAACTTATTCTGAGTTATACCACAAGTTTAAATAGAGCCTTCCCCATTTATCAGTTGACCAATGAaaaatctctcacacacacacacacacgccaggCTCTAGTTTTAAGTAATAAGagtcttatttatttaaataacagAAGTTAAGCATCGGCAggagtcatatatatatatatatatatatatatacacacactatgATGCCATGTACATGACATTGACCTTGGAATGATTGAGCAGATCaattatcatcatcacacaGATCCCAGTGAAACAGAACCGGTTTTAAGTGTTCCTCATACCAGTGCTGCCTTCAGCTGTCTGTCCAGTTATTGTACAGGCTACAGCTTCAAGGCCTGAGAAATGTCCTGTATGGTGTTTGCCCTCCAGTTGCTGAGCAAGTGTCAATCCCTGCAATGAAccatattgttattttaagacTGTTACacgatgcattttaaaaactgtactATAGTGTAAATACAGAATTAACAAACATGTGGGCGTTACCTGAACAGCAGGGTGTGACATCATGTGTTGTTGGTAGACTTGTGCACCCTGTGAGATCACTACTCCAGCTGCATTTGGAACCATCTTCACACTTGGCGCAGCTAAATGAGGAATGCAAAGCTCTTGTGAATCATTTTTCAAATGCTTAAAATCAGTGTGCAGAGAAAAATTATCATATTATTTAAAATCCAGCAGACACTATTCTGTGCTTGAGATTTATCTACTTTACTATAATGGTGTTTGGTGTTCCAAAAATCAGCGTGAAGTAATAGTCCTCTCTGTGAAGCACAGAGAGGACTATACCCTACTAAATACTACCTGCAACATTTTCTTATTACTAACACTTAATAAATATTCAGTGACCTCTATGCGGCATTAAAGCATCTCATACCTCCTAGAATTCCATTTCCCTGTGAGGTGCTGGCTCCTGCTGCTTGCTGGTAATACGTCTGGTACTCctattacaaaaacaaatttgaaataaaattatttgttttcaaGCGATAGAGGTATCTATTTAAACAATAATCAAGTACAGGTACAACCTTGTGTCTCATTACTTATCAGTACTATAGTGGTAATTTTAATATATGCACCAATAAAGAACTTTTTTTAAGTTATCAGAAATGATACTACTCAAGCAAATTGTTTAATCTTTTTTCTTCTACTAACCTGTGACATTGGAGTGTAGCCTTCTTGCAGGTAGCTGTACTCCGACATCCCCTCTTGGCTCTGATGTGGCAGAAAAGAAATCGTGCATTATGATTCTGTGACATTAACACTAGGAGATGATTAACCAGATGCTGAAAACACAGGTCTACCTGACTTGAGGACCACTGGGCTGCAGCGATGGCGGTGCTGGCCACAGAAAAGGCACTGACACGATTCCCATCAGGTAGTAAAAGATCcctaaaacaaacaagaaaatagtgtcaaaaattacaatttttttatttcagtgtggaTTAATCTCTCCCTTTATTCTAATataaaacaagcaatttgaatAACAAATGAAAGATCTTTTTTACATAAAACTATTGGTATACTCACTTTCTAGCACTCTTGGCATAATCAACCCCAATTGTTTTTCCATCCAGTTTTAGAGGAGGCTGCAGTCCCTGTAAGATGGTTAGCAGCTGAGAAGCCTCCTGTGAAAAGAAGTGATACCAAATTTTAAGTGAAATGCAGATCAATGAGGTGGTAAGATTGGAATCCACTGCAAAGTGGTTGGTTGTTTCAGAAGTAAATTGAAAATGTAAGAGTACATTGTGACAATGGTCACTTGTGGATATTAAAGAACACTTTACCAGTGGAGAGGAAAGTTGTACAAAGGCAAAGCCTCTGTTCTGGCCCGTCTGCTTGTCCTTGATGAGGCGAATATTGTTCGATGAAAGATTAGCATATGGTGCAATGGCCGTCATGATGGCTTCCACAGTTGTGATGGCAGAAATATTCCTCAGGATGATTGCTGTACAGAACAAAAGTCTATATTTAAGAACAATTTACCTCTGACAGAAAGTGCAACATAACGTATGTAAAATAGCTATCTCTTACTGTCGCCATAGAAATCTCCACTGGATTGAGTTTCAGAGACTCCGGTATTACCgctgttttcactttctgttgaGAGAACGACAGAAGTAAGAGGTGCATTAACATCAACTTCGGAGCAGTGGAATTAAAGAATTGGAAATGAGATATAAAGTGATAAGTGTCAAAAATTTGTTCTAAAATGTTTACAGTATCAGTTTGACTATCTCATCAATtccatattttgtgtttttccccccattttgtGTTACTGTCAGGTAGGAAGGAAAAATGCATGCTTCTTTCCCAATCTATGCACTTTGCCTACATCTGACAATGTCAACACTAAACAATCCATATCACTTGGTTTGCTAGGCCTTTGCAACTCCAAGAACACAAGCTTTGCGTTGCATCCCGGCACTGCTGCCTCAGCCTGTCAGTGGCCTCTTTATGATTAACTACTTACCAGCTTTGGCTGCTCCACACCTGAAGCACTTCAGCCTCCTCCGGAAATTGTACAGGCCACACTGCAAGTAACCGTtcacatcatttttattatacACCTACTAAAGCCCTTCACAGTGCTGCCTCAGAGAGCAGCCAGTCTATATTGGTGCAGCATACCATACTTACCTCGGACACAACCTAACCTTTAGCGCTCATCCAAATGTAGGTGTAACCAAAAAAATAAGCTGACACAACTATCAATTGTAATTTAAAGAcctaatatgtgtgtgttcgtgtagTGGTTTGTAGCAATGTTGTGAGGATGATGTGACCATGAAACTAAAGACTTACAGTGTTGCAGAGCCAGTCTTCATACTTGTTCCTGGGGTGACTGTAGTGCATGTCCACACTTTTGCCTTGGATGGTCAGACGTTTCTGAAAGAGGAGGACAAATGTCAACCAAGTGCTCGTGGTGAGAATTCATCTCATCAAAAGAGCAAGCAGTGTcggaagggagagaaggggaagagGGATCCCCATCAGATAGGCTTGTGTTAAAGACAGCCACATGATGTATATGTGAGCATGATGTATAGAGGGTTCTTTAGGTGTTTGGGACCCGCGTGCCCAGACTAAGCTGGAGCAGAGTGTACAATGTGACCCTAACAGACATGTATGACATGTATTGGCTTCCCACAGAAATGTAAAGGAAGAGAGTgactttgttaaaaaaaaataaaaacatctactGAGAGGGCTCTATCAGCAAGGAAATGATGTGTTCTTTATCTTAAATGCAAATTCCTTAAGGAGATGACCTCAATCTGACTAAAATCTGCAATTCTGTTGCTACTGCAATTATATAAACTGATCaatatacttaaaaaaataaatcatgtataACCATTTATATTAGTATAcacattttttctctctgtaacaaacaattttttttcaaaaagatcAATAGTTTCCACACTACTTATTTAATACACTTTGGTTGCCTTTTGGGTTATTTTTCAAGATCCCCAAGATTAAAACTAGACTTGGCGATTGTGAAGCAACCTGATTGGTCTCCATCCATCGGGTAGCATCTTGCAAGTGATAAAAGTCCACGAAGGCGAAACCACGGCTTATACCTAGAGACAGCATTCAAATATAGACGGGAGGCGTGTTAGTTAAGAGTCCATGGGAATATTATTCAAAGTCTTCCACAAACTGCTTCACAACCCAGGCCCTTTTTGTACACATTGGGCCACTCCTTAGGAGTTTTACCATAGCAAGAAATCCTGTTGAATATCACTATTTGAAACACACTCATCAAAGTGTGTCTACTAACTGACTTTTTCACAACTATTATTGCTTCTGTTACTTACCTGGGAAAAGATCCACAatta is part of the Hippoglossus hippoglossus isolate fHipHip1 chromosome 5, fHipHip1.pri, whole genome shotgun sequence genome and harbors:
- the rbm5 gene encoding RNA-binding protein 5 isoform X2, yielding MGADKRISRTERSGRYGSDQPRDESEWRDRRERDPERDHNMRRWGEERRNDRYEGGGDRRASRDSPEQRDRKRRNSDRSEDGYHSDGDYPEQDYRREPGDERKSKTIMLWGLSPHVTEDDIRFAIDQLEGPQPVDVRLMKKKTGISRGFAFVDFYHLQDATRWMETNQKRLTIQGKSVDMHYSHPRNKYEDWLCNTCGLYNFRRRLKCFRCGAAKAESENSGNTGVSETQSSGDFYGDTIILRNISAITTVEAIMTAIAPYANLSSNNIRLIKDKQTGQNRGFAFVQLSSPLEASQLLTILQGLQPPLKLDGKTIGVDYAKSARKDLLLPDGNRVSAFSVASTAIAAAQWSSSQSQEGMSEYSYLQEGYTPMSQEYQTYYQQAAGASTSQGNGILGAAPSVKMVPNAAGVVISQGAQVYQQHMMSHPAVQGLTLAQQLEGKHHTGHFSGLEAVACTITGQTAEGSTAAPDTSTYQYDESSGYYYDPQTGLYYDPNTHYYYNSQTQQYLYWDSEKQTYLPASTDPNAGPNDNAAGGKEGKEKKEKPKSKTAQQIAKDMERWAKSLNKQKENFRSSFNPISQEERKEAAAADAGFTLFEKKQAGGLERLMPEVLRSAEEESPTSSSQSAHSSKCGLVAAYSGDSDPEEGGAEPDGDGVNDKLTDWSKLACLLCRRQFPNKESLTRHQQLSDLHKKNLEVLHRSKMTEAELEELERKESELKYRDRAAERREKYGIPEPPAPKKKKFSQPAPVINYEQPTKDGLNSDNIGNKMLQAMGWKEGKGLGRNQQGITAPIEAQLRTKGAGLGTKGTNYTLSASDTYKDAVRKAMFARFTELE